One part of the Gemmatimonadaceae bacterium genome encodes these proteins:
- the cdd gene encoding cytidine deaminase has protein sequence MFRQRRLSAADVTSLRVAADAARANAWCPYSQFPVGAALVADDGRVFTGCNVENASYPAGTCAERVALGTAVAAGARRFARVVITSTAHEPTPPCGICRQALVEFAPDLEIVAISPDGRTARWSLAELLPAPFTPASLEHV, from the coding sequence CTGTTCCGTCAGCGTCGGTTATCGGCGGCGGACGTGACGTCGTTGCGGGTGGCGGCTGATGCGGCGCGCGCCAATGCGTGGTGCCCGTATTCGCAATTCCCCGTGGGCGCGGCCCTCGTGGCCGACGATGGTCGCGTGTTCACCGGCTGCAACGTGGAAAACGCGTCCTATCCGGCCGGCACGTGCGCTGAGCGGGTGGCGCTGGGTACCGCCGTTGCGGCTGGGGCACGCCGGTTTGCGCGTGTTGTCATTACATCCACGGCGCACGAGCCGACACCACCTTGCGGCATCTGTCGTCAGGCGCTGGTCGAATTCGCGCCGGACCTTGAAATCGTGGCGATTTCGCCTGACGGGCGCACGGCGCGTTGGTCGTTGGCCGAATTGCTTCCTGCTCCTTTCACGCCCGCATCGCTCGAGCATGTCTGA